CATCTTTTGCTGCAACATTTTGCGGCCATCAATCTGGCTTTGAGGCATCGGGCCTCCCCAGCTTTGAATGTTCCCCATTAACCACCAGGCAGTATAGGCAGGGCCGACTAAAAAATCATTAATTTCCTGATCCGAATATCCGATCTGCTTTAAAGTATTTTGCCATACTGCTTCCATTCCATTGACGGTAAGCATCAGGTTTACTCCATTTAAAGCCATCCAGTCCAGCTCATGCTCCCAGTCTTTCCAATCGTAAAAACTCATGGTATAATTGTAGGTGCAATAGTTTAAAGCATAACGGTATTTTGCAGGTGCCTCTACACGTACTTTCTCCTTTACTACAGGAATTGGATAAACAGGAGCAAGGTTATCGCCCATGTGCGACATAGAACGGTGGCAATAGTATTTTAGATACCAGTTTAGTCCCACTGCCGCAGCATTTGGACCGGAAGCACTAATGATCAGTTTGCTTCCGATGCTCTGCAATTCAAACAGGTCTTTCTGATCGCTTTTTAAGGGCTTAAAAACCACCTGATTGATCAACCAGGGCGTTCTTCGTTTAATCAGGTCCTGGACTGGTTTAAATTGCCGGGCTAAAAGCTCAAGGGGGATCAGGAACAAAAGCAAACAGGTAAATTTTCGCATAAAATCAGGTGGTTTTTCTATTTCAAAGAGATCAAAACTAGTTAAAATCTATTGTAAAAAACCAGCGTAATCAGCCCTTAACCACGTTAAAACTTACACAATCGATTGTATTCCCTCACACAATCGATTGCGTAAGTTTCAGGTATTTTATTTCTTCTTTTTTTGCTTAGCATTGTAGTAAATGTTCGTGTTTTTACAACTATTCCCCCTTATGAAGAAGCAGCTAATTGGTTTATTATTTTTGATACTATCCGGATCTTATTTACAACCTGCATTTGCACAGCAAGAAGCAGATGCACCTTTTAAGATCAGTACAGAATCCTTTATTTTAAATGGCAAACCATATGTTATTCGTTGTGGTGAACTGCATTTTGCCAGGATTCCAAAAGCATACTGGAGACAGCGTTTAAAAATGGTAAAAGCGGTTGGCTTAAATACCGTTTGCGCCTATCTGTTTTGGAATTACCACGAAACCAGCCCTGGCAAATTCAATTGGGAAGGGCAGGCTGATGCGGCCGAGTTCTGCAGAATAGCTCAGGAGGAAGGGTTATATGTGATCTTGCGTCCTGGTCCCTATTCCTGTGCCGAATGGGAATTTGGCGGATTTCCGTGGTGGCTGCTGCAAAAGAAAGATCTTAAATTACGGACACAAGATCCTTATTATTTAGCCCGTAGTCGCCAATATATAAAAGAAGTTGGACGCGTGCTGAGCCCATTGCAAATTACCCATGGTGGCCCGATCCTGATGGTACAAGTAGAGAACGAATATGGAAGCTACGGCACTGACAAGGAATATCTGTTAAAGCTGAGAGACTACCTGAAGGAAGCCAACTTTAATGTACCATTTTTCACCTGTGATGGTGTAGTTCAGTTAAAAAACGACGTGCAGAAAGAGCTTTTTGCAGTGGTCAATTTTGGAAGTAATCCGGAAGCCGGTTTTAAAGCTTTGCGCGAAGTTCAGCCTGAAGGGCCTTTAATGTGTGGAGAATATTATCCGGGATGGTTTGATTCCTGGGGCAATGCGCATCATACCGGCTCCAGCGACAGGATGGTGAAAGAGCTGGATTGGATGCTGGAGCATAAAGCCTCTTTCAGCATTTATATGATCCATGGGGGAACCTCTTTCGGGCTATGGGCAGGCGCTAATTGTCAGCCTTATTTGCCGGAAACATCCAGTTATGATTACGATGCACCTATTAGCGAAAACGGATCGGCCAACCCTAAATTTTATGCATTGCGGGATATGCTCAAAAAGCACCTTCAGCCTGGTGAAACTCTGCCGGATGTACCTGCAGCAATTCCTGTACAAAAAATAGCTCCGTTTAACCTTAGCTCAGTAGCCCCTATCCTACCACAATTAACAAAGCCCGTTACTTCTGATACGACCTTATATATGGAAGATCTTGGACAGGGTTATGGCATGGTGGCATATGAAACGACTTTACCTGCGGGAGCAAAAAGCACACTGGATTTCACTGAGGTACATGATTACGCGGAAGTGTATCTGGACCAGAAACTCATTG
This region of Pedobacter steynii genomic DNA includes:
- a CDS encoding beta-galactosidase; this encodes MKKQLIGLLFLILSGSYLQPAFAQQEADAPFKISTESFILNGKPYVIRCGELHFARIPKAYWRQRLKMVKAVGLNTVCAYLFWNYHETSPGKFNWEGQADAAEFCRIAQEEGLYVILRPGPYSCAEWEFGGFPWWLLQKKDLKLRTQDPYYLARSRQYIKEVGRVLSPLQITHGGPILMVQVENEYGSYGTDKEYLLKLRDYLKEANFNVPFFTCDGVVQLKNDVQKELFAVVNFGSNPEAGFKALREVQPEGPLMCGEYYPGWFDSWGNAHHTGSSDRMVKELDWMLEHKASFSIYMIHGGTSFGLWAGANCQPYLPETSSYDYDAPISENGSANPKFYALRDMLKKHLQPGETLPDVPAAIPVQKIAPFNLSSVAPILPQLTKPVTSDTTLYMEDLGQGYGMVAYETTLPAGAKSTLDFTEVHDYAEVYLDQKLIAVLNRMKNEHSITIPALSKRTRLRVLVEAMGRVNYGDYMHDRKGLQGEVYRISNTGKLQLKGWKHYSIPLGEDNPAFKYQSIKTAGKVNEPAFYKGSFTAKNNHDFYLDMRWFKKGVVWINGHCLGRYWNIGPTQTMYVPGVWLNTGKNEVVVLDLHRPLAPRLQGLEKPILDSLTEVKAISSNHRKAGQQFGNNAEYLVYSGTMKNSAEWQNIIFPVKSGRYIALEALNNFAENPFTSVAELELLDENGKQIPRNLWKVVYVDSEELKSQDGKSENVFDLQYTSIWHSQWKDNTPKHPHQIVIDLGVQTSIGGIKVLPRQDMETGRIKDFKLYLANKIFKGL